In Polaribacter sp. L3A8, a genomic segment contains:
- a CDS encoding PAS domain-containing protein, protein MNYSQIAFLFMQGTLVALVILLLFHLRKQLGIGVMFACLGLFQFVQVFLYSTVYVSVTSDFNVSPGSAVFFTATLFVLLMVYIKEDASETKKIIYALFIVNIVMAVLSRTLNWHIGNSGIEGGLGLSKNLFNVGVWELFIGTITLFLDAFLIIILFEFISRKVRFLFLQICLTMLIVVSFDTLFFATLTFWGLESLKLIIISGLISKGVFTIFYSILLYSYLRFFDSTDPLRYIFNLKDVFKPLTYKQKFESAEKEIKETAEMHRILTEHSNDLICLQEPDSTFKYISPSIKRMLGYEQSEYLGKQVFNIVHKDDVLVLKEALSQKKFNDGGVIDAFPFRIRHKDGHFVWLEFLASPIYKDNEISYFVTTTRDITHRIIANQKIQTSLELLEKSENSLKEASKIAKIGYQEYDLATDTYNWSDYVYDIYGLDSRGKIPSMKEIVSIFDEESQEKIKEISKNLMIKGASCDVELRCINLKKEEVWVRYVAKAVYNQKNEVIGRSGVVHNITASKKAQIELELSKEKIQNSLQLLEKRKYSMNEASKIAKIGYWEHDFITGAVLWSEYVYQIFELNPIDGIPLQKEVYKNFSKESLDKLEQATLELTSKGISYDIELKWINQKEEEVWVRNVGQPVYNKEEEIIGKRGVLQNITASKKAQLELEFSRQKIQTTLNLLEESEYSKNEASKTAKIGFLEDDIATETYIWSDYLYHIFGFDPKQPVLSRKDIAVLFNEDSQKKMAEATLNLDTKGIPFDLQLKMINLRKEEVWIRIVVEPIYNDQNKIVKRRGVLQDITESKKAQHQLEVSTQKIQTSLELLERSEYSKNEMSKVAKIGYQDYDIDTDTYVWSDYMYQVLEFDKKDGVPTLDQILPIFDKESQEKIAKASLDIDLSGLASDLTVRYINSKKEEVWLRYLAHPVYNKENNIVGRKGVLHNITDYKKALLELEISKQKIKDSLDLLAIKENSMGEGSKMAKIGYWEYDIAADTYIWSDYLYHIYGIDQNKRIPFRNEILKCLDQESQVKMAEATNNLILTGNSYDIELRMINRRKEEVWVRNVVQPIYNQQNEIIGRRGVTQNITASKKAQFELELSKQKIQNSLDLLEKRKYSMDEASKIAKMGYHEYDIATDTFMWSEHLYHIFGLDIKDRVPARKEILSFFDEESQQKMAKATKELDTKGIPYDLELKILNKRKEEVWVRNVAQPVYNQQNEIIGRRGVTQNITEKKLIEEANLMITSRYRELFDSATVSIWNGDLSLVMQQLAELKKHDIPNIKTYFEEHPEVLFSILGKVKINKVNKATVKLFKAESAEDFLQGKIQDTFGKGAHKVFSDLIVSIWNNEKTFISEVNYKTLKGDEFAAIISIPIPQTEIEQKTVPVSIQSIQSIKDAESAKRESINKLKEAQKLAKVGSWIFNPFNDESEWSEETFRIWGVDPKLGSPKFDTILKQIHRDDLELHNSSVDKAIRLGISFDIEFRIFLPDGTQKTLRGLCQPVIGSTGEVINLKGTNQDITEQKRITSEIEKAEEMYRILTDNSNDLICLHEMDSTFKYISPSIKNILGYNQSELLGKKVFGVIHEEDIDSLKNVMSQRMFSSMVIDAFVCRVLHKEGHYVWLEFLSSPVYKNNKVSSFISTARDITQSILAKQEIEEYQVSLQKLTTEMTVIEEKQKKEIATNIHDHLSQSLVISKMKINELKKRSQLKMIDEDLKFIETHISEALENSRKITYELSPPVLYQLGIIEALNWLFDNVEVTHKIKCVINSNVDSINLDEIKSILLYRSIQEVLMNAIKYANATLITLGLDKNKLGLDIFITDNGVGFDTSVLNNNQNHTGSGFGLFTVQERIRNIQGKFTIKSKINEGTSIKIFIPLSK, encoded by the coding sequence ATGAATTATAGTCAGATAGCTTTCTTGTTTATGCAAGGCACTTTAGTAGCCTTAGTAATCCTTTTATTATTTCACCTTAGAAAACAGTTGGGTATTGGGGTTATGTTTGCTTGCCTTGGGTTGTTTCAGTTTGTGCAAGTATTTCTTTATAGCACTGTTTATGTTTCAGTCACAAGTGATTTTAATGTTTCGCCAGGATCGGCTGTTTTTTTTACAGCAACTCTCTTTGTTTTGTTAATGGTGTATATAAAGGAGGATGCTAGTGAAACTAAAAAAATAATTTATGCTTTGTTTATTGTAAACATAGTAATGGCAGTTCTTTCACGAACATTAAATTGGCATATAGGTAATTCAGGTATAGAAGGGGGTTTAGGATTATCAAAAAATCTTTTTAATGTTGGGGTATGGGAATTATTTATTGGTACAATTACATTGTTTTTAGATGCTTTTTTAATAATAATATTATTTGAATTTATATCTAGAAAAGTACGATTTCTATTCTTGCAAATTTGTTTAACAATGTTAATTGTTGTAAGTTTTGATACACTATTTTTTGCAACCTTAACTTTTTGGGGTTTAGAAAGCTTAAAATTAATTATAATATCAGGCCTTATCTCAAAAGGAGTTTTTACTATTTTTTACAGTATTCTTCTTTATTCTTATTTAAGATTTTTTGATTCAACGGATCCGTTAAGATATATTTTTAACCTAAAAGATGTATTTAAGCCACTTACTTATAAACAAAAGTTTGAATCTGCAGAAAAAGAAATTAAAGAAACTGCAGAAATGCATCGTATATTAACAGAGCATTCTAATGATTTAATCTGTTTACAAGAACCAGATAGTACTTTTAAATACATTAGCCCTTCTATAAAAAGGATGTTGGGTTATGAACAATCGGAATATCTTGGTAAGCAAGTTTTTAATATCGTTCATAAAGATGATGTTTTAGTTCTAAAAGAAGCTTTAAGTCAAAAAAAGTTTAATGATGGGGGTGTTATTGATGCCTTTCCTTTTAGAATTCGTCATAAAGATGGGCATTTTGTTTGGTTAGAATTTTTAGCATCTCCCATTTATAAAGATAATGAAATTAGTTATTTTGTTACTACTACTAGAGATATTACTCATAGAATTATTGCAAATCAAAAGATTCAAACATCTCTAGAATTATTAGAAAAGAGTGAGAACTCATTAAAAGAGGCGAGTAAAATAGCTAAAATAGGCTATCAAGAATATGATTTAGCTACGGATACTTATAATTGGTCCGATTATGTTTATGATATTTATGGATTGGACTCTAGAGGGAAAATACCATCAATGAAAGAAATTGTATCAATATTTGATGAGGAATCTCAAGAAAAAATAAAAGAAATCTCTAAAAATCTTATGATAAAGGGTGCTTCTTGTGATGTTGAGTTGAGGTGTATCAACTTAAAGAAGGAAGAGGTTTGGGTAAGATATGTAGCTAAAGCGGTATATAACCAAAAAAATGAAGTTATTGGAAGAAGTGGTGTTGTACATAATATTACAGCTTCTAAAAAGGCACAAATAGAATTAGAGCTTTCGAAAGAGAAAATTCAAAATTCTTTACAACTATTAGAAAAGAGAAAATATTCTATGAATGAAGCTAGTAAAATAGCTAAAATAGGGTATTGGGAACATGATTTTATAACTGGGGCTGTTTTATGGTCAGAATATGTTTATCAAATATTTGAGTTAAACCCTATAGACGGAATTCCATTACAAAAAGAAGTTTACAAAAATTTTAGTAAAGAATCTCTTGATAAATTAGAGCAAGCTACTCTAGAGCTTACATCTAAAGGTATTTCTTATGATATTGAATTGAAATGGATTAATCAAAAAGAAGAAGAAGTTTGGGTAAGAAATGTAGGACAACCTGTTTATAATAAAGAAGAAGAAATTATTGGTAAGAGAGGAGTTCTGCAGAACATAACAGCGTCTAAAAAGGCTCAGCTAGAATTAGAATTTTCTAGGCAAAAGATTCAAACTACATTAAATCTTTTAGAGGAAAGTGAATATTCTAAAAATGAGGCTAGTAAAACAGCTAAAATTGGTTTTTTAGAAGATGATATTGCAACGGAAACTTATATATGGTCAGATTATCTTTATCATATTTTTGGATTCGACCCAAAGCAACCAGTTCTATCTAGAAAAGATATTGCCGTACTTTTTAATGAAGATTCGCAAAAAAAGATGGCAGAAGCTACTTTAAATCTAGATACTAAGGGTATTCCTTTTGATCTTCAATTAAAAATGATTAATTTAAGAAAAGAAGAAGTTTGGATTAGAATTGTAGTAGAGCCTATTTATAACGATCAAAATAAAATTGTTAAAAGAAGAGGTGTTCTACAAGATATTACAGAATCTAAAAAAGCACAACATCAACTAGAGGTTTCTACACAAAAAATTCAAACTTCTTTAGAGCTTTTAGAAAGGAGTGAGTACTCTAAAAATGAAATGAGTAAAGTAGCTAAAATAGGGTATCAGGATTATGATATTGATACCGATACTTATGTATGGTCAGATTATATGTATCAAGTTTTAGAATTTGATAAAAAAGATGGAGTACCTACACTAGATCAAATTTTGCCAATTTTTGATAAAGAATCTCAAGAAAAGATAGCAAAAGCTTCTTTAGATATAGATTTGAGTGGACTTGCTAGTGATCTTACAGTTAGGTATATCAACTCTAAAAAAGAAGAAGTTTGGTTGCGATATTTAGCACACCCAGTATATAATAAAGAAAATAACATAGTTGGTAGAAAAGGTGTTTTACACAATATTACAGACTATAAAAAAGCATTACTCGAATTAGAAATTTCTAAACAAAAAATTAAAGATTCATTAGATCTTTTAGCGATAAAGGAAAACTCTATGGGTGAGGGGAGTAAGATGGCTAAAATTGGGTATTGGGAGTACGATATTGCCGCAGATACTTATATTTGGTCAGATTATCTTTATCATATTTATGGAATAGATCAAAATAAGCGAATTCCATTTCGTAATGAAATTCTTAAATGCTTAGATCAAGAATCACAAGTAAAAATGGCAGAAGCCACCAATAATCTTATTTTAACGGGGAATTCGTACGATATTGAGTTAAGAATGATCAATCGAAGAAAGGAAGAAGTTTGGGTAAGGAATGTTGTTCAGCCTATTTATAACCAACAAAACGAAATTATTGGTAGAAGAGGAGTTACTCAGAATATTACAGCTTCTAAAAAAGCCCAATTTGAATTAGAGCTTTCTAAACAAAAGATTCAGAATTCTTTAGACCTTTTAGAAAAAAGGAAGTATTCTATGGATGAAGCAAGTAAGATTGCTAAAATGGGGTATCATGAATATGATATTGCAACAGATACTTTTATGTGGTCTGAGCATCTTTACCACATTTTTGGACTAGATATAAAAGACCGAGTTCCAGCACGAAAAGAAATTTTGAGTTTTTTCGATGAAGAATCACAACAGAAGATGGCAAAAGCCACTAAAGAACTTGATACGAAAGGGATTCCTTATGATTTAGAATTGAAAATTCTTAATAAAAGAAAAGAAGAAGTTTGGGTACGTAATGTAGCTCAGCCTGTGTACAACCAGCAAAACGAAATTATTGGAAGAAGGGGTGTTACGCAGAACATTACAGAGAAAAAATTAATTGAAGAAGCAAATTTAATGATTACAAGTAGGTATAGAGAACTATTTGATAGTGCAACAGTGTCTATTTGGAATGGAGATTTAAGTTTAGTAATGCAACAGTTAGCAGAACTTAAAAAGCATGATATACCTAATATTAAAACATATTTTGAAGAGCACCCTGAGGTTTTATTTTCAATACTTGGAAAAGTAAAAATAAATAAAGTAAACAAAGCCACAGTAAAGTTATTTAAGGCAGAAAGTGCTGAAGATTTTTTACAAGGAAAAATACAAGATACGTTTGGTAAAGGTGCTCATAAGGTGTTTAGTGATTTGATAGTATCTATATGGAATAATGAAAAAACATTTATATCAGAAGTTAATTATAAAACTCTAAAAGGAGATGAGTTTGCAGCAATAATTTCAATTCCTATTCCTCAAACAGAAATAGAACAAAAAACAGTTCCTGTTAGTATTCAAAGTATTCAAAGTATAAAAGATGCAGAATCAGCAAAAAGAGAATCCATCAATAAATTAAAAGAAGCACAGAAATTAGCAAAAGTAGGAAGCTGGATATTTAATCCTTTCAATGATGAATCAGAATGGTCCGAGGAAACGTTTCGTATTTGGGGGGTAGATCCAAAGTTAGGGAGTCCTAAATTTGATACAATTTTAAAACAAATTCACAGAGATGATCTAGAGTTACATAATAGTTCCGTTGATAAAGCCATTCGTTTAGGAATTTCATTCGATATTGAATTTCGAATTTTTCTTCCCGATGGCACGCAAAAAACATTGAGAGGTCTTTGTCAACCAGTTATAGGTAGTACAGGAGAAGTAATCAACTTAAAGGGGACCAATCAAGATATTACAGAGCAAAAACGAATAACAAGTGAAATAGAAAAAGCCGAAGAGATGTATCGTATATTAACTGATAACTCTAACGATTTAATCTGTTTACACGAAATGGACAGTACTTTTAAATACATTAGCCCTTCTATAAAAAATATTTTGGGGTATAATCAATCAGAACTTTTAGGTAAAAAAGTCTTTGGTGTTATTCATGAAGAGGATATTGATTCTTTGAAAAATGTAATGTCACAAAGAATGTTTAGTAGCATGGTTATCGATGCTTTTGTTTGTAGAGTACTCCACAAAGAAGGACATTATGTGTGGTTAGAATTTTTATCATCACCTGTTTATAAAAACAATAAAGTCAGTTCTTTTATTTCTACTGCAAGAGACATTACACAATCGATTTTAGCAAAACAAGAGATTGAAGAGTACCAAGTGTCTCTTCAGAAATTAACCACAGAAATGACTGTGATAGAAGAGAAACAAAAGAAAGAAATTGCTACTAATATTCACGATCATTTAAGCCAGTCTTTAGTTATTTCTAAAATGAAAATTAATGAATTAAAGAAAAGATCACAATTAAAAATGATTGATGAAGATTTAAAGTTTATTGAAACACATATTTCTGAAGCTTTAGAAAACAGTCGAAAAATTACTTATGAGCTTTCTCCGCCAGTATTATATCAATTAGGTATCATTGAGGCATTAAATTGGTTGTTTGATAATGTAGAAGTAACTCATAAAATTAAGTGTGTAATTAACAGTAATGTAGATAGTATAAATTTGGATGAAATAAAATCTATTTTATTGTATAGAAGCATACAAGAAGTGTTAATGAATGCCATAAAATATGCTAATGCCACTTTAATAACATTAGGTCTTGATAAAAATAAACTTGGGCTAGATATTTTTATTACCGATAACGGTGTTGGGTTTGATACTTCTGTATTAAATAATAATCAAAATCATACAGGATCAGGCTTTGGTTTGTTTACGGTTCAAGAACGTATTAGAAACATACAAGGAAAATTTACGATTAAATCAAAAATAAATGAAGGAACAAGTATTAAAATTTTTATACCTTTATCTAAATGA
- a CDS encoding response regulator has product MTYLKEIKIVLVDDHKLLRDGLRNIIEQRSNMHIIGEASDGREAIKTCLKLAPNVIVMDVAMPGLNGIEATKQIHKENPEIKIIGLSMHSSKQFIQSMFKAGAFGYLLKDGDADELITAISTVVQNKRYLSKEINQEFLTILKEKKAIEKTELSSREKEVLQLIAEGKSSKETGEILFLSPKTVDVHRNNIMKKIDLYTIPELTKYAIKEGLTSLDL; this is encoded by the coding sequence ATGACTTATTTAAAAGAAATTAAAATAGTATTAGTAGATGACCATAAATTGCTAAGAGATGGTTTAAGAAACATTATAGAACAAAGGTCTAATATGCATATAATAGGCGAGGCTTCCGATGGTAGAGAGGCTATAAAAACATGTTTAAAACTAGCGCCAAATGTTATTGTTATGGATGTGGCAATGCCAGGTTTAAATGGTATAGAGGCTACAAAACAAATTCATAAAGAAAACCCAGAGATAAAAATAATAGGTCTTTCTATGCATTCTAGTAAGCAATTTATTCAGAGTATGTTTAAAGCAGGTGCTTTTGGTTATTTGTTAAAAGATGGAGATGCAGATGAGTTAATTACAGCAATTTCTACTGTTGTGCAAAATAAAAGATATCTATCAAAAGAGATTAATCAAGAGTTTCTTACAATACTTAAAGAAAAGAAAGCTATAGAAAAAACAGAATTAAGCTCTAGAGAAAAAGAAGTCTTGCAGTTAATTGCAGAAGGCAAGTCTTCTAAAGAAACTGGCGAGATATTGTTTTTGAGTCCTAAGACTGTTGATGTTCATAGAAATAATATTATGAAAAAAATAGATTTATATACGATTCCAGAATTGACAAAGTATGCTATTAAAGAAGGGTTAACTTCATTAGATCTTTAA